A section of the Candidatus Atribacteria bacterium ADurb.Bin276 genome encodes:
- the oppD_1 gene encoding Oligopeptide transport ATP-binding protein OppD → MNTNNPILNIENLKVYFYNDYGQELKAVDDVSFQVYQGETIALVGESGCGKSVTSLALLRLIDSNGKIVGGKINFNNSDLLSLSEKQMQSIRGKDISMIFQEPSSALNPVYTIGDQIIEAISLHQKVSHHEARKRAVEMFKLVGIPDPEKRLNEYPHELSGGMKQRGMIAMALSCHPQLLIADEPTTSLDVTIQAQIIELMISLQRQLNMAVILITHDLGIVATMAKRIVVMYAGKIVEEGNRHDIFKNPCHPYTIGLLHSIPRLDIEQEKLDSIPGMVPDPSQFPEGCRFRNRCSFEDEQCVNQPNKSNVDLNHFVYCHHWKKINQHSIEECKIYE, encoded by the coding sequence ATGAATACCAATAACCCTATCCTTAATATAGAAAATCTTAAGGTATATTTTTATAACGATTATGGTCAAGAACTCAAAGCTGTGGATGATGTCAGTTTCCAAGTTTACCAAGGTGAAACCATTGCCTTGGTTGGTGAATCAGGATGTGGAAAAAGTGTTACCTCTTTAGCCCTCCTGCGATTGATTGATTCGAATGGAAAAATCGTTGGCGGAAAAATAAATTTCAATAATTCTGATTTATTATCATTATCTGAAAAACAGATGCAAAGTATCCGTGGAAAAGACATTTCAATGATTTTTCAAGAACCTTCATCTGCACTCAATCCGGTTTATACCATCGGTGACCAAATTATTGAGGCAATCTCTCTTCATCAAAAAGTCAGCCATCATGAAGCCCGAAAACGGGCGGTTGAAATGTTTAAACTGGTAGGAATTCCCGATCCAGAAAAACGATTAAACGAATATCCTCATGAATTATCAGGAGGAATGAAACAAAGAGGTATGATTGCCATGGCACTCTCTTGCCATCCTCAGCTTTTAATTGCCGATGAACCAACCACATCTTTGGATGTAACCATCCAGGCACAAATTATTGAATTAATGATTAGCCTTCAAAGACAGCTTAATATGGCAGTTATTCTCATCACCCATGATTTAGGAATTGTCGCTACTATGGCGAAACGAATTGTTGTAATGTATGCTGGAAAAATAGTCGAAGAGGGAAACCGTCATGATATTTTTAAAAATCCTTGCCATCCTTATACCATTGGTTTGCTCCATTCTATACCTCGGTTGGATATCGAGCAGGAAAAACTTGATTCAATACCAGGCATGGTCCCCGATCCTTCACAATTTCCCGAAGGATGTCGGTTCCGAAACCGCTGTTCCTTTGAAGATGAGCAATGTGTAAATCAACCAAATAAAAGCAATGTAGATTTAAACCATTTTGTTTATTGTCATCACTGGAAAAAAATAAACCAACACTCAATTGAAGAGTGCAAAATCTATGAATAA
- the gsiD_1 gene encoding Glutathione transport system permease protein GsiD gives MKSETHRIIKKLFLNASAIIGFVLLGIFIVIAIFAPFIAPPKEGRDPYMMPIVTWTSSPQPPSPEHLFGVAGKRDIFYGVIWGTRTAFRVGIIVTVVSTLIGLFIGSIAGYYGKLFDEILMRITDIFMAIPFLVAALVLAAILGSGLNKVMIAMTIFGWMYPARLIRGNILQVKEEQYVMAAKALGVKNYLIIIRHVLPNTIFPVLIQASMRMGSLVITAAALSFLGVGAPQGYSDWGALLNYSRNWMLGGQGEALRYWYSTVFPGAAMVLFVLSWNLVGDALRDVFDPRLRI, from the coding sequence ATGAAGTCGGAAACCCATCGGATTATAAAGAAACTATTTTTAAACGCTTCAGCAATTATTGGCTTTGTCCTCTTAGGTATATTTATCGTAATAGCCATCTTTGCTCCTTTTATAGCTCCTCCCAAAGAGGGGAGAGATCCCTATATGATGCCCATTGTCACTTGGACTTCAAGCCCTCAACCTCCTTCACCGGAACACCTTTTTGGGGTAGCAGGGAAAAGAGATATTTTTTATGGAGTAATCTGGGGTACTCGAACCGCTTTTCGTGTTGGAATAATAGTCACTGTAGTTTCAACGCTCATTGGTCTGTTTATCGGATCAATAGCCGGGTATTATGGTAAACTTTTCGATGAAATCCTCATGCGAATCACCGATATTTTTATGGCTATTCCTTTTTTAGTTGCAGCTTTGGTATTAGCTGCTATCTTAGGAAGCGGGTTGAATAAAGTTATGATTGCCATGACGATTTTCGGCTGGATGTACCCAGCCCGTTTAATCCGAGGTAATATTCTTCAAGTGAAAGAAGAACAATATGTCATGGCAGCTAAGGCCCTTGGAGTAAAAAATTATTTGATCATCATCCGCCATGTCCTTCCCAATACAATTTTTCCAGTATTGATACAAGCCTCAATGCGGATGGGTTCATTAGTTATTACAGCTGCTGCCCTCAGTTTCCTGGGAGTTGGAGCTCCACAAGGGTATTCCGATTGGGGAGCACTTCTCAATTATTCTCGAAACTGGATGTTAGGAGGACAAGGTGAAGCTCTACGTTATTGGTACTCTACTGTCTTTCCTGGTGCAGCGATGGTTCTTTTTGTTCTATCTTGGAACTTAGTCGGGGATGCCCTTCGAGATGTATTTGATCCTCGGCTCAGGATATGA
- the dppB_2 gene encoding Dipeptide transport system permease protein DppB: MIVLRRELFFPSGVEGLMVLIFYIIRRVLFIPITLFGISLIVFSMIGMLSPYQRLATFISSPDRLKSENVDQLISMYGLDDPIPIQYGRWFKNLLQGNLGWSYVGKAPVLQALLQRFPYTLELTLFSAIPIILIGTWMGVLSALHHNRTLDHSLRIFAVVGWSFPDFVFGLFILMIFYSTLGLFPPGNLSLWAESIVKSTSFRSFTGMTTIDALLNGRLDVFVNALRHLVGPVLTLTYVQLAYILRITRSSMLDVLQRDYVRTARAKGLDERVVINKHAKRNAMIPVATVSGQTIVGLMAGTVIVEAIFNRTGLGSFLALAAQQLDYASIMGGVLFFGLILIIGNLLVDISYAYIDPRVRLD; the protein is encoded by the coding sequence ATGATTGTTCTCCGGAGGGAATTGTTTTTCCCCTCCGGAGTGGAAGGATTGATGGTTTTGATATTTTATATTATACGGAGAGTTTTATTTATACCTATTACTCTTTTTGGTATTTCTCTTATCGTTTTCTCCATGATTGGTATGCTCAGTCCCTATCAGCGGTTAGCTACCTTCATCAGCAGCCCTGACCGCTTAAAAAGTGAAAATGTTGATCAGCTCATTTCTATGTACGGCCTCGATGATCCGATACCTATTCAGTACGGAAGATGGTTTAAAAATCTGCTTCAAGGGAACTTAGGATGGTCCTATGTTGGAAAAGCACCGGTTTTACAGGCTTTACTCCAGCGTTTTCCCTATACCTTGGAACTGACGTTATTTTCCGCCATCCCAATTATCTTGATCGGAACCTGGATGGGAGTCCTGTCTGCACTCCACCACAATCGTACCTTGGATCATTCGCTGCGGATTTTTGCCGTGGTAGGATGGTCCTTCCCTGATTTTGTTTTTGGCTTATTCATTCTCATGATTTTCTATAGCACACTGGGGCTTTTCCCTCCAGGGAATTTAAGTCTCTGGGCTGAAAGCATTGTTAAATCTACCAGCTTTAGGTCTTTTACCGGTATGACAACTATTGATGCGCTTCTCAATGGAAGATTGGATGTTTTTGTAAATGCCTTACGGCATCTCGTTGGTCCGGTTCTCACCTTAACCTATGTTCAATTGGCTTACATTCTTCGTATTACCCGATCCTCCATGCTTGACGTTCTCCAACGGGATTATGTCCGAACTGCGCGGGCCAAAGGTTTAGATGAAAGGGTCGTCATCAATAAACATGCTAAAAGAAACGCCATGATACCAGTTGCTACCGTGAGTGGCCAAACTATTGTCGGATTGATGGCAGGAACGGTAATTGTTGAAGCAATATTTAATCGAACCGGTTTAGGAAGCTTTTTAGCTTTAGCAGCTCAACAATTAGATTATGCCTCGATTATGGGTGGTGTCCTCTTTTTTGGACTTATATTGATTATTGGGAATCTTCTGGTTGATATCTCTTATGCTTATATTGATCCCAGGGTTAGGTTGGACTAG